The following nucleotide sequence is from Trifolium pratense cultivar HEN17-A07 linkage group LG2, ARS_RC_1.1, whole genome shotgun sequence.
atgttaactaaGGTCTTTAGGGCACTAGTTAAGTAactaaataagataaaagacttTTGAAACCTATGCAATCTACGCTTGATGAAAAGTATAAAGAATACTGTACTTTATTTAATGTAAAACTTACTTTTTGTGGTGTCCTTAACTAATGCTTCGAgtcactagttagcatgacccatatttTTATAGAGATTAAAggtgaaaattgaaatatttagaGGGACTATAAAAACATATTCAACCTTTAAAATTTACTCCATCCGTCCATAATTATAGGAacgtttttataaaaataaataattatccTTAAATACAATACCCTCTATAAATTATAGATGCAATTATTGTTTCAaatatatatctcattaatATCACTAATTTACAATAGAACATGAAAAAACAAcattaagggtgtgtttggttttgtggaAAGAAAGATAATTACGGAAACAGATGGATGAATTTGGACTATCATCCATTGATTTCtggaattttcttttcttccactttattttcttcaaaccAAGCCTTAAtacattaaaaacaaatttactaCACTTGATAGAGAGGCATGAAGATATGATAAAACTATCATATTTCTATTCAAATCCCTTGTCTGaaggttaatttaattttggcttaaatgcagttttatccTTCTATTTTGATTGAATAGGAATTTTAtcctatattttaaaatcagGAATTTTAATCCTCCTAATTTATAATTCTTTGAATTTTGGCCCCAATAATATTTGACTCATATAAACGCATATGATAAATAcgtatttattatttaatctcATTCAAGAAGTTTAAGGCATATTTACCATACAAGTAGTCGGAAGTTACATCGTAAATCACATTAAGTACTTAATCTCAACATAAGTTTTGATGATTTCACCAAATAGAAGCAGTAATTTCACCTGTTAAGTGAACTGAAAATTAAAACGTATGTGGTTTTGCCACTTGCAAACTCTACTGGTAACACCATGTTAAGCGTGTATTTGTCACCAGAGTCCACATTGGttacatataatataaaatatgagTTAAATATTACAGGGGTCAAAATCCAAAGAATCATAAAATAAGAGGGTTAAATATTAAGGTTTACATTACAGTGGGGTCCCCAATGTGTTGAGGATCTGCCACATATAACACCTGAATTGTTCTTTGTTTTGGGAGCATCTTTGGATATTGGAAGCCTATAGTCCTTATTTGTGCTTGTGTATTGATACCGTGGTCATTTGTGCCACGCACATGCTTATCCCATTAACATGGGCCTTGATGTGTATTGGACTTTTAGCCGATCCAGAACACCTCTGCCACCCCCTAGTATCGCTTCTGACTTCGAGTAGAGATCCTCTTAATTACTTAAAATAAATCGACATCACTATTACGCTCTCTGGTcgttttataaggaacactttgaatatattttttgtcctttttatacAATTTCATTTATTcctttattaaataaaatcaaataattaattcCAATgttagtgcattaattagagagcaCATATTTCTCATACTAGTCAAgagttagttttggaataaaatataaaattttagaattattaatgataaaaaaatagcaTTATTGATCTATGTGACTTTTCAAtgagtttcttataaaaatgatcagaTGGAATACTATAGAAAAGTATGAATTTATGCTATATAAATCTAACTAGTACCtacgagtttttttttcttttcaaaatccACTACCTAGTAccatttaaaaaactaaatattgtaaataaatattgaaaCTTATGTTATTCTACTtcttaaaaatgtaaataatgttttgtaaaaaaaaaattaaataattttttttgggagaCAAAGGGGCTaaagcccaaaaaaaaaactacaacgCTACTAGTCGGGGGAAGAAAACACCCTTATCATCATGGTCCGGCACTTGCATCAAGTTAGTATGCAGTTGGTTAGGTTCCATGATTATGAACACACCTCATATTGGCGAGCATATCTGCACCTCTGTTTGCCTCTAGGTAGATATGATAAATTTTAACACTCCAATCTAAGCTCGAGAGACTATAAATTTTCTTAATGATACTCCAACCAGAGACATTTCCATGACCATGCTTATTAATGATGCTTACTATAATTTATGAGTCCATTTGCACTTTCAACTTGTCAAACCCCATGCTTCTCGCCATAGATAAACTTTCCAACAATCCTCAAAGTTCAGCTACATACGCAATTGTTGATCCTAAAGATTTAGAAAAACCGTGAATCCAATGACCATCTTCACCACGAAATAACCTTCCACAACCGGCACTTATATTATCCGGAGTAGTATGAATCCAATGACCATCTTTATTGACATATTATATGAGTAGTATGGATTCTCATCGAAGCTTGTAAAACAACAAGAGTAGAGTGAATAAAGATGTGCGATGATATTCTCCGGAGCATGGTTGGATTTGTCTTATTAATGATGCTTACTATAATTTCTGAGTCCGTATTAAGACAAATCCAACCATACTCCGGAGAATATCATCGCACATCTTTATTCACTCTACTGAGTACTCTTGTTGTTTTACAAGCTTCGATGAGAATCCATACTACTCATATAATATGTCAATAAATTCATAATAATCTCCCAAGGCTTATAAGGATCCTGAAAGCTAGTATCATGCACTCTTTGATTCCTCCATTGCCACAGTAATGACAAGTTGTGGCCCATGTTGCATCCCATTTAATCTCTTTATTCCTCCCAATATGAGTtctcaaattcaattcaaaacCATTGCTCTCTAGTATAAAGAAAAAACGTGCTCCAATGGTTTACTTCTACTAGGTGTTGCCACACTATAGATGCAAGGGGACAATCCCTCAATACATGAAGTAAGGATTCCTCCATTTGACCACAATAATCACAATAAGGTTCTTTCAAGTGCCAAGATGCTATCATTAGTTAATAACCTGTTATGTAATGTTTGTTTTGACTTCCCAGCACCGGcggatttttttaaaagagttCAAAAGGTTATGCATAGTGATATTGTGTCTCTTAGGTCAATGAATGCGATTTGCCAGCGGCGCAATTTGTTGCCCACTAATAGGGATGACAAAAATATCTGTAACTGCAGATATTTACGGATAAAATCTGTCACGGGCACGGAACAAATAGTTTAATGGATATCCACGgataaaataaatggatatttCAATTATCCGTATCTAATAGATATGGATGCGAGTTTAATACTAGCCGTGTCCGCAGATATCCATACCCgctaataaattaataaaattatttaaatgtctttatttaaatataactctagtatttttatcttattaaaaaaaattgtcttctcatatttttatttttctcttcatattCAATAGAGAAAActtttcatgttattttttcatcttttgaagtaaaaaatttcatttatgataaaaaaatcctAATTTGTCATTTCATCCATGGATATATGAAAATATCCACGAATATCTAAAAATTTGTGGATTACCCGTTTAACGGATACTCGCACAGATATGGAGCCGACACGGATATCATATTTATCCAGTGAAATGGATACGGATATCATACTATCCGCCTCCATGGATATCCATATACATCCCTACCCACTAAGTTTCATCTTGTGTAACatattttgttgtaaaaaaaaaaaacaaaaaaaaaaaacaaaatatacttCTTTTGGATTTCTGGAGCACTAGTTAGCATGTACTCACTCCgtatgaaaatataaataaaatgattcaaaaatatttaatatatttaatacaaaaCTTACGTGTAATTGTTGTATTTGACTATTGTACACTTGGTGATGTACAATTTACTATAATCAAATTGTATATCATCATGTGTCTGAGGGCATCAAGCAAATTACAAGCAATGATTCAATCACAACCaataattatattgtttttgaaATCATGATTTACTTTGTtgactaatttttatttgtattttagaACGGAGGGAGACTTTAAGAGGAGTTGTTTCTATGCCGTTTAAGtcgttttatttaaatgagtaaaaataaaaactgtaACAGTCAGTCACACACGTTAGGCGGCAAACACCACATGCGTCGATGAACCCAAAAATTAgcaacattttaaaattactaGTTGAAGAAAGAAACCACCTATTACGCTTTCTTGTcagattatcaattaataatcATCAATTAACAATGATAAATCATGATCAAGtactatttttatattgttttgattaaatcaagAGAGTTGAAAAAAGTTTAGTGAttttaatactaataatatcttcttcttctttcaccaTCTAATTACCAGAGCACTAATCCATCATCCATTTTTGaacattattattaaattttcacacacaaaaaaaagatcaaaatgGACGTAACCATGCTTTACCATTCAATCTCCAACATCCTACAATGGAAGAAATCTCTAAAACCACTAGCCAATCGTTTAACAGGAATTGACATCAACCAGATTGAAACCATTCTCATAGAAATCAATGAAAAAGTCCAAAAACAGAGTAACTATTATTCCAAAGAGTGGCTTCAAAAGGTTAAAGATGTAGTGATCGATTTTAACGATTTGATGGAAGATCTCCGTCAAAAGGAAGGTACCGGTGGCTTAAATTTAAACGATCGTTTCAAAGCCACGGTCCAAGTGAAGAAAGCCACAGGGGAACTCAAACTCCTCCTGCTTAATGATAAAGAGGCAGCAAAGGGAGAAGAAACACCAACAGCTAatactgctgctgctgctgatgATGATATAAGGAAGTCTGCATACGAGGTGTTTGACAAAAGTATCAAGTCTGCAGTGTTTGgaagagaaaatgagaagaaagagTTTATCGATCAGCTGCTGAAGCCGAACAACTCTGATGCTGTTCCTGCGGTAGTAATTGTTGCTATTTTTGGTGTTCCAGGAATTGGGAAAACAAAACTTGCAAATCTCGTTTGTAAGGATGATCGTGTCAAAGCTCATTTTGGTTTCCAGCCAACCTGGATCAATCATCTGCAGATTCTCAACGAAACCTTTGATGTTAAATCTATAGTAAAACGCGTCACCACCACCGACAGTAAACGTCTATTACTTGTTATAGATGATCTGCGTGTTGAGATTGAGCATGGTCATCTTGAGAAGATGCAGAAGAAATTAAAGGAAGTGATTGGTTGTACTGATATCACGATGCTGGTTACTACAAGGAGCAACCATGTTGCCAACAGCATTGCTGCTGCTGCTGGAGGACATGTTCTGAATTTGCAGGGGCTTAACCAAGAGGAATCTCGGTCCTTGTTTCAGTGTGTTAATGAGCCAAACACCGTTGAACCTGAACCGAAGATTTTGAAAGATTGTAGTGGAGTCCCtctattgattttgatgatagCAACCTTGATAAAGAACCGTGGTGGTGAGTCCACAATGCAGGAAGTAGCAGCTGCAACACTAACGGAAGAAGACGTGGAGAGGAAGTTTCTACCGGAGCTCGAGTTTTTCTATTATGGCAATCTTCCCACGCATCAGAAGTTGTGTTTTGCTTATTGTTCATTGTTTGcagaagattatttgattgATGCCGACAGATTAATTCAACTCTGGTCAGCTGAAGGATTTCTCACTATTCACTCCGACAAAATTCCAGAACAACAATTTGGTCGATCTTGTTTCAACTACTTTGTTCCTTTGGTTTTTCATCAAGgggaagaagaaaacaaatatagaatgaACCCGTTAATGCATAAACTCGCAAAACTAGTTGCCACCAACTATGACGAAAACGTCATCGTGGATTCAATGGGGGAGAGAGTTCGCAGCGGAATGCTGCGAGCTTTGTTTGATTACCCTATAGATCTGTTGTGTGGGATCCCAGATTCGATGTTTGATCAAGCAAAAAAACTAAGAACCATTCTTTTGCCATACAACAGTAACAACCCGCGGCTTCCACACGAGGTAAGGATGACAACATCAACCTGTGATAAGATCTTCAACACCTTTATATCCCTGCGTGTGCTGGATATGCATGACTTGGGAATCAAGACAGTTCCAGGCTCTATTGAAGAGGTGAAGTACTTGAGGTTTCTAGATCTATCCAATAACAACATAGAGAAGCTTCCTAGTTGCATCACAAACCTTACCCACTTGGAAACATTGAAATTGTCTCAGTGTCATGTCCTCAAGGAATTGCCAAAAGACATAGAGGATTTGAGTTGCCTCAACCATCTTGACATTGAGGGATGTCTTGATCTTACTTACATGCCAACTGGGATAAATAAGATCACTTCTTTACAAACATTGTCACTCTTTGTAGCTAGCAAGAAACAGGTCATGGGAGGACTAAGAGAACTCACTGATCTTAACAATCTGAGAGGCCACTTGGAAATTTCTCATCTAGAACAAGTCAAGTTATCTCCATCCAAGGACACCGCTAAAgatgtttttttgaaaaataaacaacACCTTGAATTGTTGACTCTAAGATGGGAACAGGAGGAAAATGAAATGGAAAAggagaaggaaaagaaaaaggaaaaggaaagcACTGTCAACAGAGACAAAGATAAGAATTTGCTTGATTATCTTGAGCCAAATGAGCATCTGAAAGTGTTATTCGTTGTGGGGTACAATGGTAAGACCTTGTCTAGCTGGTTTGCTTCACTTCATTATCTTGTTAAGTTTACCTTGAACAACTGTCCCAAGTG
It contains:
- the LOC123907655 gene encoding putative disease resistance protein RGA4 codes for the protein MDVTMLYHSISNILQWKKSLKPLANRLTGIDINQIETILIEINEKVQKQSNYYSKEWLQKVKDVVIDFNDLMEDLRQKEGTGGLNLNDRFKATVQVKKATGELKLLLLNDKEAAKGEETPTANTAAAADDDIRKSAYEVFDKSIKSAVFGRENEKKEFIDQLLKPNNSDAVPAVVIVAIFGVPGIGKTKLANLVCKDDRVKAHFGFQPTWINHLQILNETFDVKSIVKRVTTTDSKRLLLVIDDLRVEIEHGHLEKMQKKLKEVIGCTDITMLVTTRSNHVANSIAAAAGGHVLNLQGLNQEESRSLFQCVNEPNTVEPEPKILKDCSGVPLLILMIATLIKNRGGESTMQEVAAATLTEEDVERKFLPELEFFYYGNLPTHQKLCFAYCSLFAEDYLIDADRLIQLWSAEGFLTIHSDKIPEQQFGRSCFNYFVPLVFHQGEEENKYRMNPLMHKLAKLVATNYDENVIVDSMGERVRSGMLRALFDYPIDLLCGIPDSMFDQAKKLRTILLPYNSNNPRLPHEVRMTTSTCDKIFNTFISLRVLDMHDLGIKTVPGSIEEVKYLRFLDLSNNNIEKLPSCITNLTHLETLKLSQCHVLKELPKDIEDLSCLNHLDIEGCLDLTYMPTGINKITSLQTLSLFVASKKQVMGGLRELTDLNNLRGHLEISHLEQVKLSPSKDTAKDVFLKNKQHLELLTLRWEQEENEMEKEKEKKKEKESTVNRDKDKNLLDYLEPNEHLKVLFVVGYNGKTLSSWFASLHYLVKFTLNNCPKCQYLPSLDGLRLLKVLQLRRLNSLEFISKDSNQPEEGSSPSTPTFFSSLKELTISDCPNLKSWWENNTIQVKDRPYFRCISKLNVQYCPKLACLPLYPGLDEELVLVDSKAKSIKHTIVHQHPESIIPFSKLKLMVIERIEHSPPEAWIANFTSLRQLHIRDCSTLKSLPQGFKSLSSLKTLTIERCQQLDLDISKDEWKGLKSLHSLTLRTIPQLKSLPEGLENVNSLEVLRLYDCSGLTSLSENIGNLTSLSKLVLSECRSLESLPKGMEKLKSLQTLIIRDCPFLLPRSQPETGDDWPQIAHIPEILKKQTPHDSRDL